The nucleotide sequence CATGTCACGTGAATTCCTCCACCGCTATTATCAGGACTCTTGAGAATGAGTTGCAAATAACGAATGATGAGACAACAGAAGACGGCCTTTTTACGTTGCAGAAGGTTGCCTGCCTTGGCTGTTGCTCCCTTTCACCGGTTATTATGGTTAATAGTGAGACATATGGGCTCCTTACTCCGAAAAAGGTCCAGGAGATCCTAAAGGAGTATAAAGAAAACGGCAAGGGAGAACACTGACATGAACGAGGAGAAGAGGATGAAAACAATCAAAGTGGGGCTTGGAACCTGCGGTGTATCAGCAGGCGCTGAAAAGACCTATGAGGCAATAAAGCTTGAGGTAGAGAGAAAGAACATCCAGGCTGTTTTGAAAGAGACGGGATGCAACGGTATGTGCTACCGTGAACCGCTTGTTGAGGTTATTGATGAGGATAATCACTCTTTCATATATGGTGAGGTCACGCCGGAGAAGGCAAAAAGGATCATGGACGAACACGTCCTGGGGAACAAACCTGTTCATGAATGGGTTGTACGGAATTCAGGACCGACTGATGATGACTCTTTTTTTCAGAAACAGCGGCGCATCGTGCTTCGGAACTGTGGGATTATCGACCCTAATTCTATTGAAGAGTATATAGCTGCAGGAGGTTATCAGGCAATCCAGAAGATATTGAAAGAACATACGCCTGAAGATGTAATAGACATGATAACCAAATCCGGGTTGCGTGGAAGAGGCGGCGGCGGATTTTTAACCGGTGTAAAATGGGGCTTCTGCCGGCAGGCTGAAGGAAACCATAAGTACATTATCTGTAACGCAGACGAAGGTGATCCCGGCGCATTCATGGATCGGTCCACTCTGGAAAGCGATCCCCATGCCGTATTAGAGGGGATGATGATTGGAGCTTATGCCATCGGGGCCGAAGATGGGTATGTTTATGTCCGTGCCGAATAT is from Pseudomonadota bacterium and encodes:
- a CDS encoding NADH-quinone oxidoreductase subunit F, encoding MKTIKVGLGTCGVSAGAEKTYEAIKLEVERKNIQAVLKETGCNGMCYREPLVEVIDEDNHSFIYGEVTPEKAKRIMDEHVLGNKPVHEWVVRNSGPTDDDSFFQKQRRIVLRNCGIIDPNSIEEYIAAGGYQAIQKILKEHTPEDVIDMITKSGLRGRGGGGFLTGVKWGFCRQAEGNHKYIICNADEGDPGAFMDRSTLESDPHAVLEGMMIGAYAIGAEDGYVYVRAEYPKAVQRLKDSIRNLLAKGFLGKNIFGSNVNFFIKIKEGAGAFVCGEETALIASIEGKRGMPRFRPPFPANKGLWDNPTNINNVETFANVPWIIMNGPEAFSSMGTENSKGTKVFALSGKIKRGGLAEVPMGITINEIIYDIGGGIKEDKKFKAVQMGGPSGGSIPASMGDLQIDYQQINKTGAIMGSGGLVVMDETTCMVDMAKFFLRFTQDESCGKCTFCRIGTK